The segment TCACCAACACTTCAAACTGTCCCAAAAGAGCGTAAGCGAGATGATCCGTGAGTTCTTGATCCCACTGTATTTCCCCAACCACCTCATCTTTACAAGAAACATCAGTAACACAATTGCTTCCTCTTCTTTTCTTCAAGGATTGTTATGAATATAAATTGATAATGTAAGCGAAACCAATCATGCAATAAAATATGAGAAGAAAGAATGAGACCATCATTTTGCTCGAGTTTCTTGTCTGAGGCAATTATGATAAAGTTGAGAATAACAAAGGATCAAATCCCAAAAGCAATACAATGAAAAATAACATGTTTGATATGATTCCAATAATAAAACCCCATTATGTCCTTATAGGGTGGTTACTTCTTGTTAAGCAGCATCAGAGGTGACAAGAATAAAAAGTGGCGTCTCTCCTAGCTTCTCCCTTCCCTTGAGCACAGGTAACTCAATGACGCAAGCACACTCAGCAATCGTCACTCCTACTCGCTCTGCAACCACAGAAAATAaagagttttgtttttgtttattacaGGCAAAAATGCTGGCATTAGTCAAAAAAGGGTGGGGTTGGAGTTTACCAAGGAGACGGATAGCAGCAGCGAGAGTGCCACCAGTGGCAATGAGGTCATCAATGATGATAGCACGCTCACCAGGCTCAACAGCACCTACATGCATCTCTATCTTATCTGTTCCATACTCCAAAGAATACTCCTCCGAGATCACCTTCCCTGTTCCATGAAGAAACCACCAAATGATTCATTCATTAGGATAAACAAGCAAGGCGGCGATATCAACATGGTGCTGCTTACTAAGTGGTGTCTAAATGACTTTAACAAACACATTTCTCGTAATAGCCCAAGATAGTCCAAAACTCAATAGCAAACAACCACTTAGGCTACTGGAAAAAGAAAACGACAGAGCAGGCTAGCAGCTAGATAAAAAATGACATTGAAgtaactctaaatcaaaataacaAAGGAAAGGAAAGAATAAGATACCAGGAAGCTTCTTGGGCTTCCTCATGGGAACAAATTTGGCACCAATAGCCAACGCAATGGGAGGTCCAAAAATGAAACCTCTTGCTTCCACACCTGTAACCATTTCATTACATACAAAAAGGAATCAACTTTCACCATTAAGGGGCGAATAGAGAGTAGGCTTATTGGAAACAGACATGTATGTTAAAGGGTATGAAagagttagttagttagttagttaccAGCAACAACAGAGATGCCTTTGCCTTTgtatctttcaacaaaaatatCAACGGTGTCCTTAAAGGCCTCAGTGTCCAGAAGCAGCGTCGTTATGTCTTGAAACATGATCCCTGTTCAAAAGTATCCAATTCCATAAgaccaaacaaaaacattaacACAGATCAATCTTTAAACTAGTGGAAAGAGGAGGTTCGATCAAAAGCAGACCTGGTTTAGGGAAGTCGGGGATGACTCTAATGGAAGATGCGATCTTGGGGATTCTGGGATCTTGCACATCTTCTTTGGTTGCCATGGTTTCACTGTCCAGACTAACTTTGCTACTGTTATTAACACCAAAGAATCGGGAGAAGAACAAATGAGAGAAGGCGTCGTCAAGATGCAAACACACAGACCTAGTGTAACGATATAAAAATACCAATTTATCCAAATGATTTTCTCGCTTTGCCGGAATTGCCCCCACCCACCAAAAtctcttattttcttttattttttcctaAGGTAGCATATTTTGAGATCTTGAAAATAAATGCAACGCTTCATTTTAAGTATCCGAATGGAGGAGCGGGACAAGTGCAGATCTTCTGCACGTGCAATTTTCTCACACTGTATTTACCattcacttttttttgtttgtaaaaacaGTTCAAGCGGGAGATTTGTATGCagttcaatattttttgttttttttttgtggagaAAGCAGATCTCATCCGCCAATATTTGGTGGTATTGATCtgcttttttttatcaataaataactttgttacaacacataactttaaaaatatatttatctaattttatgaatacaatatttttattttattttatttacaattttaacaatacaaaattatcattctctacttattattttttgtcatataaattttaatttttataaataagaaaagtatcctataaaatatttacaggCATTTCGGCTGATGCTATAACATCTAagatatttgtttagatatttaagtgtcatttttattgttttaatatatgatatatagttTTGAACTGATTTTGTCATTCAtaagttataataaattatttgatttggtTATCTCCTGCATGATCCGTTTGATCTGCATTTGTCCCACTTGATCTGCACTTATCctgcttgatctgcatgatCTACTTGATATGTCCTGCTTGAATTGCTTTTGCCATTCAAAgcctaaaactaaaaataaaataatgaatgttGACAAACGCATTTTTGAGTCTAAGCACGCCTAACTTTTACTCTTTGGTGGCTTTTGTGTTTTTAGTCAATGGTGGCTAGTCTTCTTTCACATATAAAACACATGTTTAAATGTTTTATCACACAAAAACAACTCATTAGCATCAGTCGCTATCGAACCCACTTGCTAACTCACTCCTACCGTATTGACATTGCCTTTTAAAATCATGACTTTGGCCTTATTGGAATCTGTCTTTTATAAGATTTATTTACAAGGTAAATTTTGCAAAAAGAAGTTCTATCTAGGTGTTGTCCGAAACAACAAACCATCCCTGCATTAAGCCGGCAAACTTGTGATCAGCCCTGTACCGGAGTGACGTTATTCTGTTTTTTATCGTCTTGTCAATAATACGAACCAACTGATCCACACTGCGAAAACCCGCCTGATGTCTCCTCCCATTTCTTTCTCTCCAGATATGATAGATGGTTGTTTGAAACACCATTTTGAGCAGAATCTTATCCATGACCTGCAGGTTATTCTCAGACACAAACTGCAGAGTTATTGTCCAATCTGGATCATCCTACTCCCACTCAATCTATTTGCCAGCTTATCCCAGATAGTAAATGAGTACGGACAAGCAAAAAAGACATGATCACGGGTCTCATCTAGCTCTCCACACAGCATACAACCTTGTTGCAACCCCCAAACTCTCATTCTGTCACCAGTAGCTAATCTGTTCTTAACAGCCAACCAGACTATAAAGGAGAACCTTGTAACTCCTTGAGCAAACCAAACACTTTTACTCCAAAAAACTATTGGTTTTCTTTCTCTGATCTGTTCCCATGTTTTAGCCGAAGAGAAACAAGGCTTATAGGATTCATCAGAATGCCTCCATAGCATAACATCGCTGCCTCTGTTGATGTTTGGAACTGGCTCTCTCTGAATGCGAGAGTGCAAGTCATGAAACTGGCGACTTCGATGCCCTCGTACGCTCCAACTCGACTGTGTAACAGCTTCACACACCCGTGCAGAACGAGGAACTCCAAGATAGCATGTTCCAATAGATCCCGTGATGTCTATGAGTCTCCTTATTTGTAGCCAATCATCAAACCAGAAAAACGCCGTGCGTCCATCATTTACCTCTATCCGTAGAAACTGGTAGACAAGTGGTCTTAACTGGTAGAAACTGGTAGACAAGATGCTGACCACCTTCTTTCTTGTTGTTGTGTTACATGAGTTTTTTTGGTGCTTTGATTCCATTATCGGATAGATTTACTTGGCTCTCAGGATCACCATTTTTTAGTATGAGTTTTTTGATGCACTGAAAAGACAACACCCGAATTTAGATGTATATCTTCTTTGGTAATAATTTTGTTCATCAGGAAGTCCATGTAATTGATCTACATCATCATTAGCTGTTGTATCATCACATATTTGATTACATGGAGTGATCATCTttgtatactt is part of the Brassica rapa cultivar Chiifu-401-42 chromosome A09, CAAS_Brap_v3.01, whole genome shotgun sequence genome and harbors:
- the LOC103839038 gene encoding adenine phosphoribosyltransferase 1; translation: MATKEDVQDPRIPKIASSIRVIPDFPKPGIMFQDITTLLLDTEAFKDTVDIFVERYKGKGISVVAGVEARGFIFGPPIALAIGAKFVPMRKPKKLPGKVISEEYSLEYGTDKIEMHVGAVEPGERAIIIDDLIATGGTLAAAIRLLERVGVTIAECACVIELPVLKGREKLGETPLFILVTSDAA
- the LOC103839106 gene encoding uncharacterized protein LOC103839106, with product MESKHQKNSCNTTTRKKVVSILSTSFYQLRPLVYQFLRIEVNDGRTAFFWFDDWLQIRRLIDITGSIGTCYLGVPRSARVCEAVTQSSWSVRGHRSRQFHDLHSRIQREPVPNINRGSDVMLWRHSDESYKPCFSSAKTWEQIRERKPIVFWSKSVWFAQGVTRFSFIVWLAVKNRLATGDRMRVWGLQQGCMLCGELDETRDHVFFACPYSFTIWDKLANRLSGSRMIQIGQ